One Fusarium oxysporum f. sp. lycopersici 4287 chromosome 8, whole genome shotgun sequence genomic region harbors:
- a CDS encoding NAD-dependent aldehyde dehydrogenase, producing the protein MGDVKIEFKTFQNVINNELTPTAETRRAICSSTEEPLWESPVSTQEDVDRAVSAAKAAYPAWRKLSQDERAAYLTKFADAVEAHQKEFTELLCREAGKPPQAAGVEMFFVMQNLRTVPTMRLKEEKPEDNDDRTAIVRYVPLGVGVGIVPWNFPMVLGIGKAIPAMMAGNTFIWKPSPYSPYTALKLAEIGAKVLPPGVFQALSGGDNLGPMLTAHPHVAKVSFTGSTEVGKKIMASCAATLKRVTLELGGNDAAIVLEDVDIPTVAAKVATYAYLHTGQICMAIKRIYVHESIYDEFLAAVTGFLDAVKTGDYTDAEAFFGPIQNKMQFEKLQKLYEEVDKQGWKRAYGSAPEKREKGYFIHPVLIDNPPEDSLIVQTEPFGPIVPIMKWSSEEEVIRRANGTDLGLGASVWGKDVARAQRIAEELEAGSIWVNTHFELGANVPFGGHKQSGLGMDWGEVGLKGWCNPQAYWVKHS; encoded by the exons ATGGGTGACGTAAAGATCGAGTTCAAG ACTTTCCAAAATGTCATTAACAACGAATTAACTCCCACAGCCGAGACCCGCCGTGCAATCTGTTCAAGCACAGAAGAGCCTCTCTGGGAATCGCCCGTCTCAACCCAGGAAGATGTCGACCGTGCTGTGAGCGCTGCCAAGGCCGCCTATCCTGCTTGGCGCAAGCTGTCGCAGGATGAGCGTGCTGCTTATCTTACCAAGTTTgccgatgctgttgaggcgCATCAGAAGGAGTTCACCGAGCTCCTCTGTCGTGAAGCGGGAAAGCCACCTCAGGCTGCTGGGGTTGAGATGTTTTTTGTGATGCAGAATCTTAGAACGGTTCCTACCATGAGGCTaaaggaggagaagcctgAGGACAACGATGACCGAACTGCTATTGTGCGATACGTCCCTCTTGGCGTCGGTGTTGGTATTGTTCCATGGAACTTCCCTATGGTTCTCGGCATTGGCAAGGCTATTCCTGCTATGATGGCCGGTAATACATTCATCTGGAAGCCCTCCCCATACTCGCCTTATACAGCACTAAAGCTTGCTGAGATTGGAGCCAAGGTCCTCCCTCCAGGTGTTTTCCAGGCTCTCAGTGGCGGCGATAACCTTGGACCTATGCTAACTGCCCATCCTCACGTGGCCAAGGTCAGCTTTACTGGCTCTACTGAGGTTGGTAAGAAGATTATGGCTTCTTGCGCTGCTACTTTGAAGCGTGTTACGCTGGAGCTTGGTGGTAACGATGCTGCTATTGTCttggaagatgttgatattCCTACAGTGGCTGCTAAG GTTGCAACGTATGCCTACCTCCACACAGGACAGATCTGCATGGCAATCAAGCGTATCTATGTGCATGAGAGCATCTACGACGAGTTCCTTGCCGCCGTCACTGGCTTCCTAGATGCCGTCAAGACCGGCGACTACACTGACGCCGAGGCATTTTTCGGACCTATCCAAAACAAGATGCAGTTCGAGAAACTACAGAAGCTGTACGAGGAAGTCGATAAGCAAGGATGGAAGCGTGCCTACGGCAGTGCACCCGAAAAGCGAGAGAAGGGTTACTTCATCCACCCCGTCCTCATCGACAACCCACCCGAGGACTCTCTCATCGTCCAGACCGAGCCTTTCGGACCTATTGTTCCTATTATGAAGTGGTCGTCTGAGGAGGAGGTTATCAGGCGTGCTAACGGCACAGATCTGGGTCTTGGTGCTTCTGTTTGGGGCAAGGATGTTGCTCGCGCTCAGCGCATTGctgaggagctggaggctGGAAGCATCTGGGTTAATACACATTTCGAACTTGGAGCTAATGTGCCTTTTGGTGGACATAAGCAGAGTGGTCTTGGAATGGACTGGGGTGAGGTTGGACTTAAGGGTTGGTGTAATCCTCAGGCTTACTGGGTGAAGCACTCTTGA